DNA sequence from the Salvelinus alpinus chromosome 7, SLU_Salpinus.1, whole genome shotgun sequence genome:
TACTTCTTCTTAGCATTGACACTCTTGCAGAGCCAGTTCATTCCGTCCTGAAAACAGGATGGGAGGAAAATTACATAAtcaacttcctgaattgaaaacaCAAATTGCCCCTAAACCCTGTTGCATCTCACCTGTACCCCCTCCCCGGTGAGGGCAGAGCAGGACTGGATCTGCCAGACGCGGTCCCGGATGGTGTGCAGGTTAAGTCCCTCAGCGATCTCAGAGGCTGGGGCTGCCGTCAGCAGGTCCTGCTTGTTGGCAAATATCAGCACTGGAACCCCACTCAGCTTCTCCTCATCCAACAGCTCAGCCAGCTCCTAGAACACACACGTCAGCATGGGATCCCAATATAAACCTGTGTGTATGTAGAATATGCACGTTACACAGCACACAAACATCACTTGAGACAAGACTCACCTGCCCCGTCTCCTCAAATCTTTTTCTGTCTGCACTGTCGATGACGTAAATCTGAAACGCAGTAATGTTTCCATTCAAAAGTATTAGTAGCACACTTCTGgtggtgtgtaagtgtgtgtgtgtaaacatacagtaccagtcaaaagtttggacacaccaactccttcaagggtttttctttatttgtactattttccataatatagaataatagtgaagacatcaaaactatgaaataacacatatggaatcatgtagtagcccaaaacagtgttaaacaaatctaaatatattttagattattcaaagtagccaccctttgccttgatgacagctttgcacacttggcattctctcaaccagcttcatgaggtagtcacctggaatgcatttcaataaaaggtgtgccttattaaaagttcaTTTTTTGGAAAtcgctttccttcttaatgcattcgagccaatcagttgttttgagacaaggtaggggtggtatacagaagatagctctatttggtaaaagaccacgtCCAAATTATGTGAAGAACAGGTCTAATAAGCAAagaaaacaacagtccatcattacttgaagacataaaggtcagtcaatccggaaaattgcaagaactttgaaagtttcttcgagtgcagttgcaaaaaccatcaagcgctatgatgaaactggatctcatgctgcagaggatacgttcattagagttaccagcctcagaaattgcagcccaaataaatgctccacagagttcaagtaacagacatctcaacatcaactgttcagaggagactgcgtgaatcaggcattcatggtcgaattgctgcaaagaaaccactactgaaggacaccaataagaagaaacttgcttgggccaagaaacacgagcaatggacattagatggGTGGAAAtaagtcctttggtctgatgagtccaaattggagatttatctttgtgagacgcagtgtgggtgaacggatgatctctgcatttgtggttcccaccgtgaagcacggaggaggaggtttgatggtgttttgctggtaaCACTATCAGTGAGCTATTTATTATTCAAGGCAGACTTAACcggcatgactaccacagcattctgcagtgatatgccatgtgttatttcatagttttgatgtcttcactattattctacaatgtagaaaatagtacaaataaagaaaaacccttgaatgagtaggtgtgactggtactatttatatatatatatacatacatacacacagttgaagtttacaaacaccttagccaaatacatttaaactccttttttcacaattcctgacatttaatccttgtaaaaatgccctgtcttaggtcagttaggatcaccactttattttaagaatgtgaaatgtcagaataatagtagagaatgatttatttcagcttttatttctttcatcacattcccagtgggtcagaagttaacatacactcaattagtatttggtagtattgcctttaaattgtttcacttgggtcaaacgtgtcgggtagccttccacaagcttcccacaataagttgggtgaattttgtcccattcctcctgacagagctgatgtaactgagtcaggtttgtaggcctccttgctcgcacacgctttttcagttctgcccacaaattgtctatgggattgaggtcagggctttgtgatggccactccaataccttgactttgttgtccttaagccattttgccacaactttggaagtatgcttgtggtcattgtccattttgaagacccatttgtgaccaagttttaacttcctgactgatgtcttgagatgttgcttcaatatatccacataattttccttctcatgatgccatctattttgtgaagtgcaccagtccctcctgcagctaaGCACCaccgcaacatgatgctgccactcccattcttcacggttgggatggtgttctttggcttgcaagcatccccctttttcctccaaacataacgatgggcattatggccaaacagttctatttttgtttgaccagaggatatttctccaaaaagtacaatctttgtccccgtgtgcagttgcaaaccgtagtctggcttttttatggcggttttggagcagtggcttcttccttgccgagcggcctttcaggttatgttgatataggactcgttttactgtggatatagatacttttgtcccTGTTTCCTCCACgatctttgctgttgttctgggattgatttgcacttttcgcaccaaagtacgttcatctctaggagatagaacgcgtctccttcctgagcggtatgacggctgcgtggtcccatggtgtttatacttgcggactattgtttgtacagatgaacgtagtaccttcaggcatttggaaattgctcccaaggatgaaccagactttctGAGGTCtcagctgatttcttttgattttcccatgatttcaggcaaaaaggcattgagtttgaaggtaggctttgaaatacattcacaggtacacctccaattgactcaaatgatgtcaattagtatatcagaagcttctaaagccatgacatcattttctggaattttccaagctgtttaaaaggcacagtcaacatagtgtatgtaaacttctgacccactggaattgtgatatagtgaattataagtgaaataatctgtctgtaaacaattgttggaaaaattacttgtgtcatgcacaaagtagatgtcctaaccgacttgccaaaactatagtttgttaacaagaaatttgtggagtggttgaaaaacgagttttaatgactccaacctaagtgtatgtaaacttcaactgatatatacactgctcaaaaaaataaaggaaacacttaaacaacacaatgtaactccaagtcaatcacacttctgtgaaatcaaactgtccacttacaaagcaacactgattgacaataaatttcacatgctgttgtgcaaatggaatagacaacaggtggaaattataggcaattagcaagacacccccaataaaggagtggttctgcaggtggtgaccacagcccacttctcagttcctatgcttcctggctgatgttttggtcacttttgaatgctggcgatgctttcactctagtggtagcatgagacggagtctacaacccacacaagtggctcaggtagtgcagctcatccaggatggcacatcaatgcgagctgtggcaagaaggtttgctgtgtctgtcagcgtagtgtccagagcatggaggcgctaccaggagacaggccagtacatcaggagacgtggaggaggccgtaggagggcaacaacccagcagcaggaccgctacctccgcctttgtgcaaggaggagcactgcccgagccctgcaaaatgacctccagcaggccacaaatgtgcatgtgtctgctcaaacggtcagaaacagactccatgagggtggtatgagggcccgacgtccacaggtgggggttgtgcttacagcccaaccccgtgcaggacgtttggcatttgccagagaaaactaagattggcaaattcgccactggcgccctgtgctcttcacagatgaaagcaggttcacactgagcacatgtgacagagtctggagacgccgtggagaacgttctgctgcctgcaacatcctccagcatgaccggtttggcagtgggtcagtcgtggggtggcatttctttggggggccgcacagccctccatgtgctcgccagaggtagcctgactgccattaggtactgagatgagatcctcagaccccttgtgagaccatatgctggtgcggttggccctgggttcctcctaatgcaagacaatgctagaccatgtggctggagtgtgtcagcagttcctgcaagaggaaggcattgatgctatggactggcccgcccgttccccagacctgaatccaattgagcacatctgggacatcatgtctcgctccatctaccaacgccacgttgcaccacagactgtccaggagttggcggattctttagtccaggtctgggaggagatccctcaggagaccatccgccacctcatcaggagcatgcccaggcgttgtagggaggccacacacactactgagcctcattttgacttgttttaaggacattacatcaaagttggatcagcctgtagtgtggttttccactttaattttgagtgtgactccaaatccagacctccatgggttgataaatttgatttccattgataatttttgtgtgattttgttgtcagcacattcaactatgtaaagaaaaaagtatttaataagaatatttcattcattcagatctaggatgtgttattttagtgttccctttatttttttgagcagtgtatataaatatatatataaataaatagtcGTTCCCCCATGAAGGAAGCTATGGTTAAGCCACTCACCAGCACATCAGTGTTCTCAAAGTAGTTTCTCCAGTAGGGTCTGATCTTCCTCTGTCCCCCGATGTCCCACACATTCAACTTAAAACCCTGAGACTGAACACTCTTTATGTTGaagccctggagagagagagagggtttataAGTGATAGTCTAGCACAAATAACACCCCCCAAACCCCTAGTGATGTGCGTATGTGTTCCCCAGTAGTACTGTACCTGTGTGGGGGTGATGTGACTGATGTCCTCGGAAGCCAGTTGTTTCAGCAGAGTGGTCTTTCCCCCGTTGTCCAAACCCAGCAACAAGATCCGAACCTCCTGATCTGGTGTGCTCTTTAGCTTCCGAAGGATTGACAGCAAACCCTGCAACATATCAAAACCCGATCCGTTATCCCGACTCGTGACATGAGCAATGGAGCAGCAACAGGAGCCTAGCTGCTTTCTAAATTAGCTAACTACAGTAACTAGCTATCTGGCTACTCGCATCCCTCCACAACAGGCTGGTCAATTGCCTGCGACTCGAGCCTCAAGGATGCGCAGAGAGAACACAGAAAATAGAAGATGATTCTCGAActaattattctctctctctctaggaattCACCGTGGTTACAAATATGGAAAGCGTTCTGAAGCGACTGAGCTAGCTAACTAATTATGTAGCTAGCAACAGTTTCAAAGGGTTTAGCTATGCTAGGCTGCTAATCTCATGATAAACCAACAGAGCAACAAGACCGCGGCAGTCAGCTTTTCCCCAAAAATCTACATTTTTCACCAATTTATGAATGTCTTAAAAGGTACAGTGGCAACATTTTGAACAATCGTATTGTTAATTATGCCTTTATTTGATTCGATCTACATTATAATAGCTATTTATCGCAATAAATTCAACTCACCATCTTGTTGCTTTATCTCCCCAATACGCTACCGATGTTACTAGGGCCCCTAGTAGGGGGTGATGACGTTGTACACAAGTTCACGCGAGAGCACAACAAGTGTGGGCGTAAACTAGGGCACGCCACTTAGCATTATAATTAGCTACTTTAGCTATTAACAAAAGCTCTGTCAACTAACAATTCCCAACGTAAATTGGTCCCACGATTGAAATACATTGTGTACTAGTGGAGGCATAAATAACAACAAGCTATCTTATTTATTTATCATTGTGTCGTTTTAGCTGGATATAAattagtaacgttagctagctaacaagcattGTTGTCATGTTCTTATTTGCAATGTATTTTGTGTTTGATTTAGAAAGAGAAAAGTCAAGATCTTTTGCGTGCATATTTTAAAGGATGAGATGACTGAAAGTTCATATAATAATGTATTCCTTAAGTTATTTTTCGAGAGAGAGTGAGCTGCTCCGGTCTGCAGAGGAGGCGGTGCCAGTGCCAAGTGCACCCTTCCCTACTACGCAAACAACTACAATCCCCAGTTGAAACAATTAGCAATAGCAAGTTGTAACATTTTTGCAGTTCAGCTCTGAAAGGTAACGTATGTGTTACGTTGTTTTGTTTGTATTTATTGATACAGTTACAGTACGATTGTTTCGCTCTATGTTTTGCACCGTTTCGTATTTCTGGACGTGCTTGTTGGACACAGCTGCTATTGTCCATACTTTGCAAAATGCGGCTAACTTGACAGGCAAGTTGTATCGGGCTGTTGAATGACAGCTTTACGGTGATTACAAGAATGTCCCCACAATATGTGATGGTCCAATTCATATGTGAGTGCAGCTGTTCTAGACATGAAATCGCAGATGCACTTGGCAAAGGATCGATGTCAACAATTATTCTCGACTGTCTTGTAAGATTGCATCGCATGTTTAGCTAGGTACTTGTTTCCTGCTGCAGTTTAAGTTAATTGCCTTTTTATGGTAGTTTCTCTATCTCTCATGGTTGAACTGTTAGGACCCATTAGTAACCAGTACCTTAATGTCCTAGTCTGCTTTCCCTCATGTGCTACAGTTCTGCAGAACAGGTTTCACACCCTGTGTTTTTAGATAAGTGCagatgaaggaagagacaagGAAAGGGGTTTTTGAGATGCAGAGGTAGATGATTGACATCCAGTCTAACTAGACTGCCCTGTGGAAAATGAATACCTGTGGTTGATCATAGCCTTGCCTCAGACAAGTCCCAACCTCATCACATCACATGCTTTAAGGCTTCTCTTcaactctctcaccccctcttatTCATTAACATCTTCCTCCCTgcacctttctctccctctgcccttACTCTCTAATTCTCTTCACACCACCAATACCAAACGTttgctaattaattaatttgttcatatatttatttgtttgttCATATGTTGCTGTACTGAGATGCTAGATGCTATTCTGCTCAGTCAGTGTgcagctgcagcagagagagtACACACCATGACCCTGCTGTTCAAACAAACAACTCTGGTTCCAGCCTGCTTCTAGCTTTCCCAGGGCCTGTGTGCATCTCAAAAGTCTTGactggcctcctctcctcctcctcccccccccccgcctgATATCCTATCTCTGGCTGTTTGAAATAGGCAGGAAATGCTCCTTTGAATAACTTTGGAAGGGTGgatgattaattgattgattatAAATGAAATCATTGGTCAGTTCACTTTGTTGCGTGAGAGATAGAAACACACTGCAGGAACCGCAGGGaggtcaaatcaaagtttatctgtcacgtgcgccgaatacaacaggtgtagaccttacagtgaaatgcttacttacaggctctaaccaatagtgagaaaggtgtgtgtgtgtgtcacgtgcgccgaatacaacaggtgtagaccttacagtgaaatgcttacttacaggctctaaccaatagtgagaaaggtgtgtgtgtgtgtaagtaaagaaataaaacaacagtaaaaatacattttaaaataagagtagcaaggctatatacagacaccggttagtcaggcttattgaggtagtatgtacatgtagatatggttaaagtgactatgcatatatgatgaacagagagtagcagtagcgtaaaaggaggggttggtgggaggtgggacacaatgcagatagcccagttagccaatgtgcgggagcactggttggtcgggccaattgaggtagtatgtacacatatgtatggttaaagtgactatgcatataagataaacagagagtagcagcagcgtaaaagaggggttgggggggggggggggcacacaatgtaaatagtccgggtaaccattgtttacctgttcagaagtcttatggcttgggggtaaaaactattgaagcctttttgtcctagacttggcactccggtaccgcttgccatgcggtagtagagagaacagtctatgactggggtggctgctgtctttgacaatttttaggtccttcctctgacaacgcctggtgtagagctcctggatggcaggcagctttgcctcagtgatgtactgggccgtacgcactaccctctgtagtgcattgcggtctgaggctgagcaattgccgtaccaggcagtgatgcaaccggtcaggatgctctcgatgttgcagctgtagaaccttttgaggatctcaggacccatgccaaatctttttagtttcctgaaggggaaaggctttgtcgtgccctcttcacgactgtcttgcggtgtttggaccattctagtttgttgttgatgtggacaccaatgaatttgaagctctcaacctgctccactacagccccgtcgatgagaatgggggcgtgctcggtgctccttttcctgtagtccacaattatctccttagtcttggttacgttgagggataggttgttattctggcaccacccggccaggtctcagcctatagggaggaagtcagtctcgtcgttgtcggtgatcaggcctaccactgttgtgtcgtctgcaaacttaatgatggggttggactcgtgcctggccatgcagtcgtgggtgaacagggagtacaggagggaactgagcatgcacccctggggagctccagtgttgaggatcagtgtggcagatgtgtcgtTATCTACCCTTCCTGACGGGGGGGggggccgtcaggaagtccaggatccagttgcagagggaggtgtttagtcccaggttccttagcttagtgatgagctttgagggtactatggtatttgaactctgagctgtagtcaatgaatagcattctcacataggtgttccttttgtccaggtgggaaagggcagtgtggagtgcaatagagattgcatcatctgtggatctatttgggcggtatgcaaattggagttggtctagggtttctgggataatggtgttgatgtgagtcattaccagcctttcaaagcacttcatggctacagacgtgagtgatacgggtctgtagtcatttatacaggttgcctttgtgttcttgggcacagggactatggtggtctgcttgaagcttgttggtattacagactcaatcagggacatgttgaaaatgtcagtgaagacacctgccagttggtcagcacatgcccggagcacacgtcctggtaatccgtctggccccgcagccttgtgtatgttgacctgtttaaaggtcttactcacgtcggctccCAGGTCTGCCCCAGGGTTGGGTTCAAAGGTTATGGCTAACTGGTCAGAGCAGGTTTGATTGGTTAGAAAGTAGATTACCCACTGAACCCTGGGAGGGGAGATTTGTTTTTTACAAAGGAAAATGTGAATGATATGATACTGTAATAACATAGGTTGTCTCAAGATTAGACCTATGCTTTATTAGGTCTACTAAAGTGGGCAATTCTCACAACTGAAAACAGGAAAAAGAATCAACATGTCTTTCTGTTCTTGCAGGGGCAGGCCGGAGGGGCTGATTGGACCACGTTGATGTAGGTACAGCACCAAGGAGCTAAACGGTGACTGCAGACTCAACTCAGTTTGGGACGGCCGAGGTGGTTTGGAGACCTTGTTTGTGACTTTAGACCTAGGTGGTGAGGCGGAGGGTTACGATGGCTGTGAGCAGGTTTGACATAGATGCGCTGCGGTGGGATCAGTCCACGTTTATTGGCAGACTGAAGCACTTTGTCAACATCACAGACTGGAGCACAGCACTACTGCCAGACTCACGACTGGACAAGTCTAAAGCACTGGTGGAGAGCTGCAGGTaacgcacacacaccactgtgaagtacacgcacacacagatacCTCGAGGTTAGAGCGGTGGGCCAGTAAACgtaaggtcgctggttcgaattccTTGAGCAAGGCCCTATTTTCTCCAGGGACGCTGGTAAAATAGTGGACCCTGGCTCTGACTCCAGCTCTCTGCATGTGTCTCTGAGTTGGGATATCCTAGAAACACATTTCAAATACACACTTGTACACTAAATGCTgtttggctgacagctgtggtatatcagcataccaccctgcataccacttcAGGCATGCCTCTGaaactaagcagggttggtcctggtcagtccctggatgggagaccagatactgctggaagtggtgttggagggccagtaggaggcactctttcatctggtctaaaaaatatcccattgccccagggcagtgattggggaaattgccctgtgtagggtgctgtctttcagatgggatgttaaatgggtgtcctgactctctgtggttattaaagatcccatggcacttgtcgtaagagtaggagtgttaaccctggtgtcctggctacattcccaatctggccctcaaaccatcacggtcacctaataatccccagtttacgattggctcattcatccccctctcccctgtaactattccccaggtcgttgctgtaaatgagaacgtgttctcagtcaacttacctggtaaaataacggataaataaaataaacaaaaaaatcaGACCgtgtaccacgggtatgacaaaacatgtatttctacTGCTCTAAtcacgttggtaaccagtttataatagcaataaggcacctcgggggtttgtggtatatttaTTTTTAGTtcttttttatctttatttaactaggcaagtcagttaagaacaaattcttattttcaatgacggcctaggaacagtgggttaactgccttgttcaggggcagaacgacagattttgtaccttgtcagctcggggattcgatcttgcaacctttcggttactagtccgacGCTCTAACCTGGGTAGATATAACCTGGGTAGATATATCCTGGGTAGATATATGGCCATataacacggctaagggctgtatccaggcattgcgtcatgcat
Encoded proteins:
- the LOC139580404 gene encoding ADP-ribosylation factor-like protein 3, which translates into the protein MGLLSILRKLKSTPDQEVRILLLGLDNGGKTTLLKQLASEDISHITPTQGFNIKSVQSQGFKLNVWDIGGQRKIRPYWRNYFENTDVLIYVIDSADRKRFEETGQELAELLDEEKLSGVPVLIFANKQDLLTAAPASEIAEGLNLHTIRDRVWQIQSCSALTGEGVQDGMNWLCKSVNAKKK